In Janthinobacterium rivuli, a single genomic region encodes these proteins:
- the maiA gene encoding maleylacetoacetate isomerase — MKLHGYYRSSASYRVRIALNLKHLAVDTAYVHLSRNGGEQFTPAFSSLNPQHLLPVLEDGGAVLTQSLAIIEYLDETQEGQKLLPADALERARVRQLAMVCACDIHPLNNLRVLNYLTGPLALSQEQKNTWYQHWTHLGLAALEAELVHSPHTGRFCHGDTPTLADCCLVPQVYNALRFQCDLTPYPTIRRIVAQCEALPAFREAHPDAQPDAE, encoded by the coding sequence ATGAAATTGCATGGCTATTACCGCAGTTCCGCGTCCTACCGCGTGCGCATCGCGCTGAACCTGAAACACCTCGCTGTCGACACGGCTTACGTGCACCTGAGCCGCAATGGCGGCGAACAGTTCACGCCGGCGTTTTCCAGCCTGAACCCGCAGCATCTGCTGCCCGTGCTGGAGGACGGCGGCGCCGTGCTGACCCAATCGCTGGCCATCATCGAGTACCTGGACGAGACGCAGGAGGGGCAAAAACTGCTGCCGGCCGATGCCCTGGAGCGCGCCCGCGTGCGCCAGCTGGCCATGGTGTGCGCCTGCGACATCCACCCGCTCAACAACCTGCGCGTCCTCAATTACCTGACGGGGCCCCTGGCCCTGTCGCAGGAGCAGAAGAATACGTGGTACCAGCACTGGACCCATCTGGGCCTGGCCGCGCTGGAAGCGGAATTGGTGCATAGCCCGCACACGGGCCGGTTCTGCCATGGCGACACGCCGACCCTGGCCGATTGCTGCCTGGTGCCGCAGGTGTACAACGCGCTGCGCTTCCAATGCGACCTGACGCCGTATCCCACGATACGCCGCATCGTCGCGCAGTGCGAGGCGCTGCCGGCGTTCCGCGAAGCGCACCCGGATGCGCAGCCAGACGCCGAATAA
- a CDS encoding MFS transporter has translation MTTHASTDVQQFLDQHPFSRYQKLILWLCFLIVAIDGFDTASIGFIAPAIRAEWGLTPAALAPLFGAGLFGLMAGSFLFGPLADRYGRRPVLIVSVAFFGAASLLSAWSTDLTMLLVLRFLTGLGLGGAMPTSVTMTSEYCPQQRRSGLVTMMFCGFTIGSALGGLASAQLLHLIGWRGVLVLGGALPLLLVPVLLLALPESLRWLVLKGRDGSETIMRRIAPTLAALPRLVVSDKKLAGSPMAELFRPGVIGGTLLLWSTFFMSLLIIYLLSSWMPTLLNGNGLSLSNASLVTMMFQVGGTVGAILLGRWMDRYSPHKVLSIAYLAAAGCIVVVALSGSSLALLVLAVFGVGFGVSGSQVGANALAAAFYPTSSRATGVSWAAAVGRSGSVLGSMAGGLMLTLKLDNETIFFLLAIPAVLASLALLAMGRLMRARIGSSTVPATLKESTV, from the coding sequence ATGACTACCCACGCCAGTACCGACGTCCAGCAATTCCTCGACCAGCACCCGTTTTCCCGCTACCAGAAGCTGATCCTCTGGCTATGCTTTCTGATCGTCGCCATCGACGGTTTTGATACGGCCTCGATCGGTTTCATAGCGCCCGCCATCCGCGCCGAATGGGGCTTGACCCCAGCCGCGCTGGCGCCCCTGTTCGGCGCCGGCCTGTTTGGTCTGATGGCGGGATCGTTTTTGTTCGGGCCCCTGGCCGACCGCTATGGCCGGCGTCCCGTGCTGATCGTCTCCGTGGCCTTTTTCGGCGCGGCCAGCCTGCTGTCAGCCTGGTCGACGGATCTGACCATGCTGCTGGTGCTGCGCTTTTTGACTGGCCTGGGCCTCGGTGGCGCCATGCCCACATCGGTGACCATGACGTCCGAATACTGCCCGCAGCAGCGCCGTTCCGGCCTCGTGACCATGATGTTCTGCGGCTTTACCATCGGTTCCGCGCTGGGCGGCCTGGCATCGGCGCAGCTGCTGCACCTGATCGGCTGGCGCGGCGTGCTGGTGCTGGGCGGCGCCTTGCCGTTGCTGCTGGTGCCCGTGCTGCTGCTGGCGCTGCCGGAATCCTTGCGCTGGCTGGTCTTGAAGGGGCGCGATGGCAGCGAGACCATCATGCGCCGCATTGCGCCCACCCTGGCCGCCTTGCCGCGCCTCGTCGTCAGCGATAAAAAACTCGCCGGCTCGCCCATGGCGGAACTGTTCCGCCCCGGCGTGATTGGCGGCACCTTGCTGCTGTGGTCCACGTTCTTCATGAGTTTATTGATCATCTATCTGCTGTCGAGCTGGATGCCGACTCTGTTGAATGGCAATGGCCTGTCCTTGTCGAACGCCTCGCTGGTGACGATGATGTTCCAGGTGGGCGGCACGGTCGGCGCCATCCTGCTGGGCCGCTGGATGGATCGCTACAGCCCCCATAAAGTGCTGAGCATCGCCTACCTGGCCGCCGCCGGCTGCATCGTCGTCGTGGCCCTGTCGGGCAGCAGCCTGGCCTTGCTGGTGCTGGCCGTCTTTGGCGTGGGCTTTGGCGTCAGTGGTTCGCAAGTGGGCGCCAATGCGCTGGCCGCCGCGTTTTATCCCACATCGAGCCGCGCCACGGGCGTCAGCTGGGCCGCCGCCGTGGGGCGCAGCGGCTCCGTGCTCGGCTCCATGGCCGGTGGCCTGATGCTGACCCTGAAACTCGATAACGAAACCATCTTCTTTTTGCTGGCCATCCCTGCCGTGCTGGCGTCCCTGGCGCTGCTGGCCATGGGCCGCCTGATGCGCGCCCGGATTGGCTCCAGCACCGTTCCCGCTACCCTGAAAGAGAGCACCGTATGA
- a CDS encoding efflux RND transporter periplasmic adaptor subunit — translation MRWRRLASSVVISTFPLVLSACADKAQADPRTATPLVRAVAVQGAEAGARSFTGVVAPRVQSDLGFRVAGKVRERLVDAGQAVRRGQPLMRLDADDLQLLAQARHETVTADRARARQAADEEARYRDLRGTGAISASSYDQVKAAADAAGAQLKASEAQAGVARNALQYAVLLADADGVVMDTLAEPGQVVVAGQVVVRLAHDGRREAAIQLPETLRPALGSTGQATLFGRPGASVPATLRQLSQTADRQTRTFEARYVLDAALSSAPLGATVTLRLAGTQAAGDSVQVPLAALHDAGKGQGVWVIAGAPAQVSWRPVKVRGLHDDGADVSGLKAGERIVALGAHLLHQGEQVRVEQAPVAAGAGARP, via the coding sequence ATGCGCTGGCGCCGCCTCGCTTCATCTGTTGTCATTTCAACTTTCCCCCTGGTGTTGAGCGCCTGCGCCGACAAGGCGCAGGCCGATCCGCGCACGGCCACGCCGCTGGTGCGCGCCGTCGCGGTGCAGGGCGCCGAAGCGGGCGCGCGCAGCTTTACGGGCGTGGTCGCGCCGCGCGTGCAGAGCGATCTCGGTTTTCGCGTGGCCGGCAAGGTGCGCGAACGGCTGGTCGACGCTGGCCAGGCCGTGCGCCGTGGCCAGCCGTTGATGCGCCTCGACGCCGACGACCTGCAACTGCTGGCGCAGGCGCGCCATGAAACCGTCACGGCCGACCGCGCCCGCGCGCGCCAGGCGGCGGATGAGGAAGCGCGCTACCGCGACTTGCGCGGCACCGGCGCCATTTCGGCATCCAGTTACGACCAGGTGAAGGCGGCGGCTGACGCGGCCGGCGCCCAATTGAAGGCGTCCGAAGCCCAGGCCGGGGTGGCGCGCAATGCGCTGCAGTACGCGGTGCTGCTGGCCGACGCCGACGGCGTCGTCATGGACACCCTGGCCGAACCGGGCCAGGTGGTCGTGGCTGGGCAGGTGGTGGTGCGACTGGCCCATGACGGCCGGCGCGAAGCGGCGATCCAGCTGCCGGAAACCTTGCGTCCCGCCTTGGGTTCCACCGGGCAGGCCACCCTGTTCGGCAGGCCGGGCGCCAGCGTGCCGGCCACCTTGCGCCAGCTGTCGCAGACGGCGGACCGGCAAACGCGCACCTTCGAGGCGCGCTATGTGCTCGATGCGGCGCTGTCAAGCGCGCCGCTGGGCGCCACCGTCACCTTGCGCCTGGCCGGCACGCAAGCGGCCGGCGACAGCGTGCAAGTGCCGCTGGCGGCCCTGCATGATGCGGGCAAGGGGCAGGGCGTGTGGGTGATTGCCGGTGCGCCGGCCCAAGTGAGCTGGCGGCCCGTGAAAGTACGAGGTCTGCACGATGACGGCGCCGACGTGAGCGGCCTGAAGGCGGGCGAACGCATCGTTGCGCTGGGCGCGCACCTGCTGCATCAGGGAGAGCAGGTCAGGGTCGAACAGGCGCCAGTGGCCGCCGGCGCGGGAGCGCGTCCATGA
- a CDS encoding efflux RND transporter permease subunit: MSAAGFNLSALAVRERSVTLFLICLISLAGLLSFFKLGRAEDPAFTVKVMTIVTAWPGASAREMQDQVAEKIEKRLQELRWYERAETYTTPGLAFTTLTLLDSTPPGQVQAEFYQARKKAGDEAANLPAGVIGPMINDEYADVTFALYALKAKGEPQRLLVREAETLRQRLLHVPGVKKVNIIGEQAERIYVEFSQERLATLGVRAQDVFAALNGQNALTPAGSVETRGPQVFIRLDGALDALQKIRDTPVAAQGRTLTLSDIATVRRGQEDPASFLVRNGGEPALLLGVIMRDGWNGLDLGKALDGEVTAIGAAMPLGMSLAKVTDQAVNIGAAVDEFMLKFLAALLVVMLVCFVSMGWRVGIVVAAAVPLTLAVVFIVMAATGKNFDRITLGSLILGLGLLVDDAIIAIEMMVVKMEEGYSRIAASAYAWSHTAAPMLAGTLVTAVGFMPNGFARSTAGEYTSNMFWIVGIALIASWVVAVVFTPYLGVKLLPELKHVAGGHEGLYDTPRYHRFRRLLGRVIARKWLVFCTVIGLFVLAVLGMAVVKKQFFPISDRPEVLIEVQLPYGSAIGQTSGAAAKVEAWLARQSEAKIVTAYVGQGAPRFYLAMGPELPDPSFAKIVVRTDSQQARDALKQRLRVAVAAGLAPEARVRVTQLVFGPYSPFPVAYRVSGPDPEVLRGIAGQVQAVMQASPLMRTVNTDWGTRTPTLHFSLQQERLQAMGLTSAAVAQQLQFLLRGVPVTAVREDIRTVQVVARAAGDVRLDPARIADLTLAGANGERIALSQVGSVEVRSEEPVMRRRDRQPTITVRGDIADGMQPPDVSGAITAQLQAVIDKLPAGYRIEQAGSIEESAKATQAMLPLFPIMLALTLLMIILQVRSISAMVMVFLTSPLGLIGVVPTLLLFQQPFGINALVGLIALSGILMRNTLILIGQIHQNEAAGLAPFDAVVEATVQRARPVILTALAAILAFIPLTHSVFWGTLAYTLIGGTFAGTVLTLVFLPAMYAIWFRIRPQARAAPQV; encoded by the coding sequence ATGAGCGCGGCCGGCTTCAACCTGTCCGCGCTGGCCGTGCGCGAGCGTTCCGTCACCCTGTTCCTGATTTGCCTCATTTCGCTGGCCGGCCTGCTGTCGTTCTTCAAGCTGGGACGCGCGGAAGACCCGGCGTTCACGGTCAAGGTGATGACCATCGTCACCGCCTGGCCCGGCGCCAGCGCGCGCGAAATGCAGGACCAGGTGGCCGAGAAGATCGAAAAGCGCCTGCAGGAGCTGCGCTGGTACGAACGTGCCGAGACCTACACCACGCCGGGCCTGGCCTTTACCACCCTGACCCTGCTCGACAGCACGCCGCCCGGGCAGGTGCAGGCCGAGTTTTACCAGGCGCGCAAGAAGGCGGGCGACGAGGCGGCCAATTTGCCGGCCGGCGTGATCGGCCCCATGATCAATGACGAATACGCCGACGTCACCTTTGCGCTGTATGCGCTGAAAGCCAAGGGCGAACCGCAGCGCCTGCTGGTGCGCGAGGCGGAAACCCTGCGCCAGCGGCTGCTGCACGTGCCGGGCGTGAAAAAGGTCAATATCATCGGCGAGCAGGCCGAACGCATCTACGTCGAGTTTTCGCAGGAGCGCCTGGCCACCCTGGGCGTGCGGGCGCAGGACGTGTTCGCGGCGCTGAACGGCCAGAATGCCTTGACGCCAGCCGGCTCGGTGGAAACGCGCGGGCCGCAGGTATTCATCCGCCTCGACGGCGCGCTCGACGCGCTGCAAAAGATCCGCGACACGCCCGTGGCGGCGCAGGGGCGCACCTTGACCCTGTCCGATATCGCCACCGTGCGCCGTGGCCAGGAAGACCCGGCCAGTTTCCTGGTGCGCAATGGCGGCGAGCCGGCGCTGCTGCTGGGCGTGATCATGCGCGACGGCTGGAACGGGCTGGATCTGGGCAAGGCGCTGGACGGGGAAGTGACGGCCATCGGCGCCGCCATGCCGCTGGGCATGAGCCTGGCCAAGGTTACCGACCAGGCCGTCAACATCGGCGCGGCCGTCGACGAATTCATGCTCAAGTTTCTCGCCGCGCTGCTGGTGGTGATGCTGGTGTGCTTTGTCAGCATGGGCTGGCGGGTCGGCATCGTGGTGGCAGCCGCCGTGCCATTGACGTTGGCCGTGGTGTTCATCGTGATGGCGGCCACCGGCAAGAACTTCGACCGCATCACCCTCGGTTCATTGATCCTGGGCCTGGGTCTGCTGGTGGACGACGCCATCATCGCCATCGAAATGATGGTCGTGAAAATGGAAGAGGGCTACAGCCGCATCGCCGCCTCCGCCTACGCCTGGAGCCACACGGCCGCGCCGATGCTGGCGGGCACCTTGGTCACGGCTGTCGGCTTCATGCCGAACGGCTTTGCCCGCTCCACTGCCGGTGAATACACGAGCAATATGTTCTGGATCGTCGGCATCGCGCTGATCGCCTCGTGGGTGGTGGCGGTGGTGTTCACTCCCTACCTGGGCGTGAAGCTGCTGCCTGAACTCAAACACGTCGCCGGCGGCCATGAAGGCTTGTACGACACGCCGCGCTACCACCGCTTTCGCCGGTTGCTGGGGCGCGTGATTGCCCGCAAATGGCTGGTGTTCTGCACCGTGATCGGCCTGTTCGTGCTGGCCGTGCTGGGCATGGCCGTCGTCAAGAAGCAGTTTTTTCCCATCTCGGACCGCCCTGAAGTGCTGATCGAAGTGCAGCTGCCCTACGGCAGCGCGATCGGGCAGACCAGCGGCGCGGCGGCCAAGGTGGAAGCGTGGCTGGCGCGCCAGAGCGAGGCGAAGATCGTCACGGCCTATGTGGGCCAGGGTGCGCCGCGCTTTTACCTGGCGATGGGACCGGAATTGCCCGACCCGTCGTTTGCCAAGATCGTCGTGCGCACCGACAGCCAGCAGGCGCGCGACGCCCTCAAGCAGCGTTTGCGTGTGGCGGTGGCTGCCGGGCTGGCGCCCGAGGCCAGGGTGCGCGTCACGCAACTGGTGTTCGGCCCGTATTCGCCGTTTCCCGTCGCCTACCGGGTCAGCGGCCCCGATCCCGAGGTGTTGCGCGGCATCGCCGGCCAGGTGCAAGCTGTGATGCAGGCCAGCCCGCTGATGCGCACCGTCAATACCGACTGGGGCACGCGCACGCCCACCCTGCATTTCAGCCTGCAGCAGGAGCGCCTGCAGGCGATGGGCCTGACGTCCGCCGCCGTGGCGCAGCAGCTGCAGTTCCTGCTGCGCGGCGTGCCCGTCACGGCCGTGCGCGAAGATATCCGCACGGTGCAGGTGGTGGCGCGCGCGGCCGGCGACGTGCGGCTCGACCCGGCGCGCATCGCCGACCTGACCCTGGCCGGCGCGAATGGCGAACGCATCGCGCTGTCGCAGGTGGGCAGCGTGGAAGTGCGCTCGGAAGAACCGGTGATGCGCCGGCGCGACCGCCAGCCGACGATTACCGTACGCGGCGACATCGCTGACGGCATGCAGCCGCCCGACGTCTCGGGCGCCATCACGGCCCAGCTGCAAGCCGTGATCGACAAGCTGCCGGCCGGCTACCGCATCGAGCAGGCCGGCTCCATCGAGGAATCGGCCAAGGCCACGCAAGCCATGCTGCCGCTGTTCCCCATCATGCTGGCGTTGACCTTGCTGATGATTATTCTGCAGGTGCGTTCGATCTCGGCGATGGTGATGGTGTTCCTGACCAGCCCATTGGGCTTGATCGGCGTGGTGCCCACCTTGCTGCTGTTCCAGCAGCCGTTCGGCATCAATGCGCTGGTCGGTCTGATCGCGCTGTCGGGCATTTTGATGCGCAATACGCTGATCCTGATCGGCCAGATCCACCAGAACGAGGCGGCGGGACTGGCGCCGTTCGACGCCGTGGTGGAAGCGACCGTGCAGCGCGCGCGTCCCGTGATTCTCACGGCGCTGGCGGCCATCCTGGCGTTTATTCCGCTGACGCATTCGGTTTTCTGGGGGACCTTGGCCTATACCCTGATCGGCGGCACGTTTGCCGGCACGGTGCTGACCTTGGTCTTTCTACCGGCCATGTATGCGATCTGGTTCCGGATACGGCCGCAGGCAAGGGCTGCGCCGCAGGTTTAA
- a CDS encoding TetR/AcrR family transcriptional regulator yields MNSTTPELQTPARGPAGHDVRDQIVAAATDYFSRYGYEKTTVSDLARVIGFSKAYIYKFFESKQAIGEHICGNCLRQIETEVRSAVAAAERPPEQLRRMFRASVEASLRLFFQDRKLYDIAASAATERWPAVQAYELAMGALLQDILQQGRKTGDFERKTPLDETASAIYLVMRPYVNPLLLQHSVDSSETAVVQLSSLVLRSLSP; encoded by the coding sequence ATGAATTCCACCACACCCGAACTACAGACCCCTGCGCGCGGTCCCGCCGGCCACGACGTGCGCGACCAGATCGTTGCCGCCGCCACCGATTACTTCAGCCGCTACGGCTATGAAAAGACGACCGTCTCCGACCTGGCCCGGGTGATCGGCTTTTCCAAGGCCTATATCTACAAATTCTTCGAATCGAAGCAAGCCATCGGCGAGCATATCTGCGGCAACTGCCTGCGCCAGATCGAGACCGAGGTGAGAAGCGCGGTTGCAGCGGCCGAGCGGCCGCCAGAGCAGCTGCGGCGCATGTTCAGGGCCAGCGTCGAGGCCAGCTTGCGGCTGTTTTTCCAGGACCGAAAACTGTACGACATCGCCGCCTCGGCCGCCACCGAACGCTGGCCGGCCGTGCAGGCCTACGAGCTGGCGATGGGCGCCTTGCTGCAGGATATCTTGCAGCAGGGGCGCAAGACGGGCGACTTCGAACGCAAGACGCCGCTCGACGAAACGGCCAGCGCGATTTACCTGGTGATGCGCCCCTACGTCAATCCTTTGCTGCTGCAACACAGCGTCGACAGCAGCGAAACGGCCGTGGTGCAGCTGTCCAGCCTGGTGTTGCGCAGTTTGTCGCCGTAA
- a CDS encoding efflux transporter outer membrane subunit has protein sequence MPLPRLRLPFLLIAAGLAATGCTVGKDYHRPELPQAAQYRHQAALGARQDADSAELRQWWTAFGDPRLTRLVTVALAQNLDLAQAQARVSQARAATGAADAALLPSASLGGQAARAYQSVQTPLGQVLNATPGYERAGSARELNLQASWELDLFGGLRREREAARADYAASEAGWAATRLAVAAQTADLYLTIQGLQARLELARRQVDTDAALLELATLLYDKGLANEPALRQAEASLAQARAVVPGLDTAREVALHALDVMLGAAPGTYGNEMAAAGVMARAPRITAGGAPGELLRRRPDLIAAERRLAAASARTGAAVAEYYPKLSLGALFGSATAGGALFGSGSGQAAGMLGMRWRLFDFSRIDAQIEASRGQEAELLAAYRLAALHAVEDVENAGSALLRHEEQAALLAQGVQSLERARAAALAAYEKGVVSRLDVLQADTRLLRAADAREQAQTASARAAVATYRALGGGWQAPQAGAEVVAAR, from the coding sequence ATGCCACTGCCACGCCTGCGCCTCCCCTTTCTGCTGATCGCCGCCGGCCTGGCCGCCACCGGCTGCACCGTCGGCAAGGATTACCACCGGCCCGAACTGCCGCAAGCGGCCCAGTACCGGCATCAGGCGGCGCTCGGCGCGCGCCAGGACGCTGACTCTGCCGAACTGCGGCAGTGGTGGACGGCCTTCGGCGACCCGCGCCTGACCCGCCTGGTGACGGTGGCGCTCGCGCAAAACCTCGACCTGGCGCAAGCGCAGGCCAGGGTCAGCCAGGCGCGCGCCGCCACCGGTGCGGCCGACGCCGCGCTGCTGCCGTCGGCCAGCCTTGGCGGCCAGGCGGCGCGCGCCTACCAGTCGGTGCAAACGCCGCTGGGCCAGGTCTTGAACGCCACGCCAGGCTATGAGCGCGCCGGCAGCGCGCGCGAGCTGAACCTGCAAGCGTCGTGGGAGCTCGACCTGTTCGGTGGCCTGCGCCGCGAACGCGAAGCGGCGCGCGCCGATTACGCAGCCAGCGAAGCGGGATGGGCCGCGACGCGGCTGGCCGTGGCGGCGCAAACGGCCGACCTGTACCTGACGATCCAGGGGCTGCAGGCGCGGCTTGAGCTGGCGCGCCGGCAGGTCGACACCGACGCGGCGCTGCTGGAACTGGCGACGCTGTTATATGACAAGGGATTGGCGAACGAACCGGCACTGCGGCAGGCCGAAGCGTCGCTGGCGCAGGCGCGCGCCGTCGTGCCCGGCCTGGACACGGCGCGCGAAGTGGCGCTGCATGCGCTCGACGTGATGCTGGGCGCGGCGCCAGGCACCTATGGCAATGAGATGGCCGCCGCCGGCGTGATGGCGCGCGCGCCGCGCATCACGGCCGGCGGCGCGCCGGGCGAATTGTTGCGGCGCCGGCCCGACCTGATCGCCGCCGAACGGCGTCTGGCCGCCGCCAGCGCGCGCACCGGCGCGGCCGTCGCCGAGTACTACCCAAAACTGAGCCTGGGCGCGCTGTTTGGCAGCGCCACGGCCGGCGGCGCCCTGTTCGGCAGCGGCTCCGGCCAGGCCGCCGGCATGCTGGGCATGCGCTGGCGCCTGTTCGATTTCAGCCGCATCGACGCGCAGATCGAAGCTTCCCGCGGCCAGGAAGCCGAACTGCTGGCGGCCTACCGGCTCGCGGCGCTGCACGCCGTCGAAGACGTGGAAAACGCCGGCTCGGCCCTGCTGCGCCACGAAGAACAGGCCGCATTGCTGGCGCAAGGCGTGCAATCGCTAGAGCGCGCCCGCGCCGCCGCGCTGGCCGCCTACGAGAAAGGCGTAGTCAGCCGGCTCGATGTGCTGCAAGCCGACACGAGGCTGCTGCGCGCAGCGGACGCGCGCGAACAGGCGCAAACGGCATCGGCACGCGCCGCTGTCGCCACTTACCGGGCGCTGGGCGGCGGCTGGCAAGCGCCGCAGGCGGGAGCCGAGGTGGTGGCAGCCCGGTAA
- a CDS encoding winged helix-turn-helix transcriptional regulator, whose amino-acid sequence MTKQREWNCGDPQNRRDWADATTETLRVLEGKWKIIILCQLFAAKAPLRFSDLERLIEEVNQKMLIQQLKQLEKDGIVVRKVYAQVPPRVEYALSEIGHALGPSMQALIEWAELRRARLAHAAADPAAPD is encoded by the coding sequence ATGACAAAACAACGGGAATGGAATTGTGGCGATCCGCAAAATCGCCGAGACTGGGCCGATGCCACCACCGAGACCTTGCGCGTACTCGAAGGCAAATGGAAGATCATCATCCTGTGCCAGCTGTTTGCGGCCAAGGCGCCCTTGCGCTTTTCCGACCTGGAGCGCCTGATCGAGGAAGTCAACCAAAAAATGCTGATCCAGCAGCTCAAGCAGCTGGAAAAGGACGGTATCGTCGTGCGCAAGGTCTATGCGCAGGTACCGCCCAGGGTGGAATATGCATTGAGCGAGATCGGCCATGCGCTGGGACCGTCGATGCAGGCACTGATCGAGTGGGCCGAACTGCGGCGCGCACGCCTGGCGCACGCCGCTGCCGATCCTGCCGCGCCAGATTAA
- a CDS encoding porin — MKKTKAITMALLGACACSTAYAQGSVTLYGVLDSSLAYTTNANAAGDSVTKMPTLTGSLPSRFGFKGVEDLGGGLQAIFALESGFGVDTGVAGQGGRLFGRQSWVGLKGRYGSVMLGRQMNMSFWATQKSDIMGPALFSISSLDLYLPNARSDNAIGYLGTFSDVTVGATYSLGRDTSAAGGPAATGCAGEVAGNAKACRQITALLGYDTGRYGATASYDILYGNVGAANGLTSSRHFDRRVIASAYAMLGQLKLGGGIIDRTIRATTGPVDSQLLYFGAAWPVAPALVLDGQVAKLAVKDSPNDATLATARLTYHLSKRTAIYGAIGRMDNDGAAAVALDAGGTVGAGRTQNGVMAGVRHFF; from the coding sequence ATGAAAAAAACCAAGGCCATCACCATGGCGCTGCTGGGCGCGTGCGCCTGCAGCACCGCCTATGCGCAAGGCAGCGTCACCCTGTATGGAGTGCTCGACAGTTCGCTGGCCTACACGACGAATGCCAACGCGGCCGGCGACAGCGTCACCAAGATGCCCACCTTGACCGGTTCATTGCCGTCGCGTTTCGGCTTCAAGGGCGTGGAAGACCTGGGCGGCGGCTTGCAGGCGATCTTTGCGCTGGAATCGGGCTTCGGCGTCGATACGGGCGTCGCGGGGCAGGGCGGGAGACTGTTCGGCCGCCAGTCGTGGGTGGGCCTGAAGGGCCGCTATGGCAGCGTGATGCTGGGGCGGCAGATGAACATGTCGTTCTGGGCCACGCAAAAGTCCGACATCATGGGGCCGGCCCTGTTTTCCATCAGCAGTCTCGATCTGTACCTGCCGAACGCCCGCAGCGACAACGCCATCGGTTACCTGGGCACGTTTTCCGACGTGACCGTGGGCGCCACCTACAGCCTGGGGCGCGATACCTCGGCGGCGGGCGGGCCGGCCGCCACGGGCTGCGCGGGCGAAGTGGCGGGCAACGCGAAAGCTTGCCGCCAGATCACCGCCTTGCTGGGCTACGACACGGGCCGCTACGGCGCCACGGCATCGTACGACATCCTGTACGGTAACGTGGGCGCGGCCAACGGCCTCACGTCGAGCCGCCACTTCGACCGCCGCGTGATCGCCAGCGCTTATGCCATGCTCGGTCAGTTAAAGCTGGGCGGCGGCATCATCGACCGCACCATACGCGCCACCACGGGCCCTGTCGACTCGCAGTTGCTGTATTTCGGCGCCGCCTGGCCCGTCGCGCCCGCGCTGGTGCTCGATGGCCAGGTGGCCAAACTGGCCGTCAAGGATAGCCCGAACGATGCCACCCTGGCCACCGCGCGCCTGACCTATCATTTATCCAAACGCACGGCCATCTACGGCGCCATCGGCCGCATGGACAATGATGGCGCGGCGGCCGTGGCGCTGGACGCGGGCGGCACGGTGGGCGCGGGACGCACGCAGAATGGCGTGATGGCGGGTGTGCGCCATTTCTTCTGA
- a CDS encoding fumarylacetoacetate hydrolase family protein, with translation MTNFIFAPQAIAGLPIVGSDSQFPVRRIYCVGRNYAAHAREMGFDPDREPPFFFCKPNDEQSVVPVPPGVTATVPYPAQTSNYHHEIELVVAIGKGGSNIALEDAASHIFGYGVGLDMTRRDLQMRMREQGRPWEIGKAFDYSAPIGALTPIAASGEITTGAIVLEVDGKVVQTSDLTHLIWSVNEVIANLSTLFELQPGDIIMTGTPEGVGAVSSGQTMEARIAGLTPITVAVK, from the coding sequence ATGACCAACTTCATCTTCGCCCCTCAAGCCATCGCCGGCCTGCCCATCGTCGGTAGCGACAGCCAGTTTCCCGTGCGCCGCATCTACTGCGTGGGCCGCAACTACGCCGCCCATGCGCGCGAAATGGGCTTCGATCCCGACCGCGAACCGCCATTCTTCTTCTGCAAGCCGAATGACGAGCAGTCCGTCGTGCCCGTGCCGCCCGGCGTGACGGCCACCGTGCCGTATCCGGCACAGACATCGAACTACCACCACGAGATCGAACTGGTGGTCGCCATCGGCAAGGGCGGCAGCAATATCGCCCTGGAGGACGCGGCGTCGCACATCTTCGGTTACGGCGTGGGCCTGGACATGACGCGGCGCGACCTGCAGATGCGCATGCGCGAACAGGGGCGGCCATGGGAAATCGGCAAGGCCTTCGACTATTCGGCACCCATCGGCGCGCTCACGCCCATCGCGGCGTCCGGCGAGATCACCACGGGCGCCATCGTGCTGGAAGTCGACGGCAAGGTCGTGCAGACGAGCGACCTGACGCACCTGATCTGGTCCGTCAATGAAGTCATCGCCAATCTGTCGACCCTGTTCGAGCTGCAGCCGGGCGACATCATCATGACGGGCACGCCCGAAGGCGTGGGCGCCGTCAGCAGCGGCCAGACGATGGAAGCGCGCATCGCCGGTCTGACGCCGATCACCGTCGCCGTCAAGTAA